The following are encoded together in the Streptomyces tsukubensis genome:
- a CDS encoding VOC family protein: MADGSEAERDWGTGLGTRCGVSLMTRDLDEAQRFYGAVMGWRFEQGRLGEDFVIAYRADGLPAASIGGLASTLQVAVAWTPFFAVEDIDTITAKIRERSGTVAVGPLGLPSGRAALAADRDGAVFGLWEDAGIPGRVGERSIQAWLRLRTRDAFDAAIFYGEVLGWGSGRQDGCDVQYEQEEVVVRCDGHQLARINSGAVEAAPDPLVRPLWHVHFPVEDLQAALRAVESSDAVVSERRETADGREATVRDPGGAVFTIADAGGGRGSAGDTAGGGG; the protein is encoded by the coding sequence ATGGCTGACGGGTCCGAGGCAGAGCGGGACTGGGGCACGGGGCTGGGTACGCGCTGTGGCGTCAGCCTGATGACGAGAGACCTCGACGAGGCCCAGCGGTTCTACGGAGCCGTCATGGGCTGGCGCTTCGAGCAGGGCAGACTGGGTGAGGACTTCGTCATCGCCTACCGGGCGGACGGTCTCCCCGCCGCGTCCATCGGCGGACTGGCCTCGACCCTTCAGGTGGCCGTGGCCTGGACTCCCTTCTTCGCCGTCGAGGACATCGACACCATCACCGCCAAGATCCGCGAACGCAGTGGAACCGTGGCGGTCGGGCCCCTCGGTCTCCCCTCGGGACGGGCCGCGCTCGCCGCCGACAGGGACGGCGCGGTCTTCGGGCTCTGGGAGGACGCGGGCATCCCCGGCCGGGTCGGTGAGCGCAGCATCCAGGCCTGGCTGCGGCTGCGCACCAGGGACGCCTTCGACGCCGCGATCTTCTACGGCGAGGTCCTCGGCTGGGGCTCGGGCCGGCAGGACGGCTGCGACGTCCAGTACGAGCAGGAGGAAGTGGTTGTCCGGTGTGACGGGCACCAGCTCGCCAGGATCAACTCGGGGGCGGTCGAGGCGGCGCCCGATCCGCTCGTACGCCCCCTCTGGCACGTCCACTTCCCCGTCGAGGACCTTCAGGCCGCGCTGAGGGCGGTGGAGTCGAGCGACGCCGTGGTCAGCGAGCGCCGGGAGACCGCGGACGGCAGGGAGGCCACGGTGCGCGACCCGGGCGGTGCGGTCTTCACCATCGCCGACGCGGGCGGGGGCCGCGGCTCCGCGGGCGACACGGCCGGTGGCGGCGGCTGA
- a CDS encoding SRPBCC family protein — MTTDAPTPAPTPRPAPVSASVAREIPAPADRVWRLVGGFDALPDWLPYIPSSVPGEGGRTRTLTNSDGGVIVERLISFDEKGRSYSYSIEQAPFPVTGYLSTITVRETGENSSTVEWSGTFTPDGVSDEEAAELFRGIYDDGLTALRDSFGA; from the coding sequence ATGACCACCGACGCACCCACCCCGGCCCCCACTCCCCGTCCCGCCCCGGTCTCCGCCTCTGTCGCACGGGAGATACCCGCCCCCGCCGACCGTGTCTGGCGGCTTGTCGGCGGCTTCGACGCCCTGCCCGACTGGCTGCCGTACATCCCGAGCAGCGTGCCGGGCGAGGGCGGCAGGACGCGCACCCTCACCAACAGCGACGGCGGCGTGATCGTGGAACGCCTCATCTCGTTCGACGAGAAGGGGCGCAGCTACAGCTACTCCATCGAACAGGCGCCCTTCCCCGTCACCGGCTACCTGTCGACCATCACGGTGCGGGAGACGGGGGAGAACTCCTCGACCGTCGAATGGTCAGGCACGTTCACTCCCGACGGGGTGAGCGATGAGGAAGCCGCCGAGCTGTTCCGCGGGATCTACGACGACGGTCTCACCGCCCTGCGGGACTCCTTCGGCGCCTGA
- a CDS encoding aldo/keto reductase: protein MTISNLLPGSLGFGTAPLGNMFRAIPEEEAAATVEAAWDAGIRYFDSAPFYGAGLAEIRLGDVLAGHPRDAYVLSTKVGRVIFDEVEDPATRDLGEKGGLFEHGRPNKMINDYSADATLRSIEDSLKRLRTDRLDIVWVHDIAQDFYGDEWLAAYESARTGAFRVLTRLREEGVIKAWGVGVNRVESLELTLDLEEPRPDAFLLAGRYTLLDHKRALERLLPEAERQDVDIVVGGPYSSGILAGGKHFEYQEASPEVIERVERVKAVAERFGVSIKAAALQFSLAHPATAAVIPGATRPSRIAEDVAAFGERIPEGFWTALRDEKLVAPEAPLPGA from the coding sequence ATGACCATCAGCAACCTGCTCCCGGGCTCCCTCGGCTTCGGCACCGCCCCGCTCGGCAACATGTTCCGCGCGATCCCCGAGGAGGAGGCCGCCGCGACAGTGGAAGCCGCGTGGGACGCCGGTATCCGCTACTTCGACAGCGCCCCGTTCTACGGCGCGGGCCTCGCCGAGATCCGTCTCGGTGACGTACTCGCCGGGCACCCCCGCGACGCCTACGTCCTCAGCACGAAGGTCGGCCGGGTGATCTTCGACGAGGTGGAGGACCCCGCCACCCGCGACCTCGGCGAGAAGGGCGGACTCTTCGAGCACGGCCGCCCCAACAAGATGATCAACGACTACTCGGCCGACGCGACGCTGCGCTCCATCGAGGACAGCCTGAAGCGGCTGCGTACCGACCGGCTCGACATCGTCTGGGTCCACGACATCGCCCAGGACTTCTACGGCGACGAGTGGCTGGCGGCCTACGAGTCGGCCCGCACCGGCGCCTTCCGGGTGCTGACCCGGCTGCGCGAAGAGGGCGTCATCAAGGCCTGGGGCGTGGGCGTCAACCGCGTCGAGTCCCTGGAACTCACCCTCGACCTGGAGGAGCCCCGCCCCGACGCCTTCCTGCTCGCCGGCCGCTACACCCTGCTCGACCACAAGCGCGCGCTGGAGCGGCTGCTGCCCGAGGCCGAGCGCCAGGACGTCGACATCGTCGTCGGCGGCCCCTACAGCTCGGGCATCCTCGCGGGCGGCAAACACTTCGAGTACCAGGAGGCGTCGCCCGAGGTCATCGAGCGGGTGGAGCGCGTCAAGGCCGTCGCGGAACGGTTCGGCGTGAGCATCAAGGCCGCGGCGCTCCAGTTCTCCCTGGCCCACCCCGCCACGGCGGCCGTCATCCCCGGTGCCACCCGGCCCAGCCGGATAGCCGAGGACGTGGCCGCGTTCGGCGAGCGGATCCCCGAAGGATTCTGGACCGCGCTGCGCGACGAAAAGCTGGTCGCCCCCGAGGCCCCGCTCCCCGGCGCCTGA
- a CDS encoding aldo/keto reductase, with translation MTSVPNRTLNNGVEIPQLGFGVFQVEDAQTTTAVTAALEAGYRSIDTAAVYGNEEGVGRALAASDIPREELFITTKLWNADQGHDATLRAFDVSLDKLGLDHVDLYLIHWPTPARDLYTDTWRALEKLASDGRARAIGVSNFQPAHLTRILEQAGVVPAVNQVELHPYLQQREPRAFHEAHGIATEAWSPLAQGALLKDDALTAIAARHGKSPAQVVLAWHLSIGNIVIPKSVTPARIRENLDVFDITLTDEDIDTISALDRGTRTGPDPDTLN, from the coding sequence ATGACCTCTGTACCGAACCGCACGCTCAACAACGGCGTCGAGATCCCCCAGCTCGGCTTCGGCGTCTTCCAGGTCGAGGACGCGCAGACCACCACCGCGGTGACCGCGGCGCTGGAAGCGGGCTACCGCAGCATCGACACCGCCGCCGTCTACGGCAACGAAGAGGGTGTCGGCCGCGCTCTGGCGGCATCGGACATCCCCCGCGAAGAGCTGTTCATCACCACCAAGTTGTGGAACGCCGACCAGGGCCACGACGCCACGCTGCGCGCCTTCGACGTCAGCCTCGACAAGCTCGGCCTCGACCACGTCGACCTGTACCTGATCCACTGGCCCACCCCGGCCCGTGACCTCTACACCGACACCTGGCGCGCGCTGGAGAAGCTGGCGTCCGACGGCCGCGCCCGCGCCATCGGGGTCTCCAACTTCCAGCCCGCCCACCTCACGCGTATCCTGGAGCAGGCGGGCGTGGTGCCCGCCGTCAACCAGGTGGAGCTGCACCCCTATCTCCAGCAGCGGGAGCCGCGCGCCTTCCACGAGGCGCACGGCATCGCCACCGAGGCGTGGAGTCCGCTCGCCCAGGGCGCGCTGCTCAAGGACGACGCGCTGACCGCCATCGCCGCCAGGCACGGCAAGTCCCCGGCCCAGGTGGTGCTCGCCTGGCACCTCAGCATCGGCAACATCGTGATCCCGAAGTCGGTCACCCCCGCGCGCATCCGCGAGAACCTCGACGTCTTCGACATCACCCTGACCGACGAGGACATCGACACCATCTCCGCACTGGACCGGGGCACCCGTACGGGCCCCGACCCCGACACCCTCAACTGA
- a CDS encoding MFS transporter — translation MPLALLALAIGAFGIGTTEFVVMGLLPEVAGDFGVSIPSAGFLVTGYALGVVLGAPVLAVLGTRIPRKRMLMLLMGLFIVGNVLTAVAPVFGVMVVGRVVASLAHGAFFGIGSVVAAGLVAPEKKAGAISMMFTGLTLANVVGVPLGTFIAQSAGWRITFWMVAALGVVGLAGIAKLVPDMPKPEGVRLRHELLAFRNVQVLLAMAMTVLGFGGVFAAITYITPMMTDVAGFAESSVTWLLVLFGVGMVAGNLIGGKFADRRLMPMLYVALGALAVVLALFTLTAHDKVAAAVTVTLIGALGFATVPPLQKRVLDHAKGAPTLASAVNIGAFNLGNALSAWLGGIVISAGFGYTAPNWVGAVLAAAALLLAVVSSVIERRPGPVSEASVSSTPPLVGADSEH, via the coding sequence ATGCCCCTCGCGCTACTGGCGCTGGCGATCGGCGCCTTCGGGATCGGGACGACGGAGTTCGTGGTCATGGGCCTGCTGCCCGAGGTCGCGGGAGACTTCGGCGTCTCGATCCCCTCGGCGGGCTTCCTCGTCACCGGCTATGCCCTCGGTGTCGTGCTAGGCGCCCCCGTACTGGCCGTACTCGGCACCCGTATCCCGCGCAAGCGGATGCTGATGCTGCTCATGGGCCTGTTCATCGTCGGCAATGTGCTCACCGCCGTGGCCCCGGTCTTCGGTGTGATGGTGGTGGGGCGCGTCGTCGCCTCCCTCGCGCACGGTGCGTTCTTCGGCATCGGCTCCGTGGTCGCGGCGGGTCTGGTCGCCCCGGAGAAGAAGGCCGGAGCCATCTCGATGATGTTCACGGGGCTGACGCTGGCCAACGTGGTCGGAGTGCCGCTCGGCACCTTCATCGCACAGAGCGCCGGCTGGCGGATCACCTTCTGGATGGTGGCCGCCCTCGGTGTCGTCGGCCTCGCGGGCATCGCCAAACTGGTGCCCGACATGCCGAAGCCCGAAGGCGTGCGGCTCCGCCACGAACTCCTGGCCTTCCGCAACGTCCAGGTGCTGCTCGCCATGGCGATGACCGTGCTCGGCTTCGGTGGCGTCTTCGCGGCCATCACCTACATCACACCGATGATGACCGATGTCGCGGGCTTCGCAGAGTCCTCCGTGACCTGGCTCCTCGTCCTCTTCGGCGTGGGCATGGTCGCGGGGAACCTGATCGGCGGAAAGTTCGCCGACCGCCGTCTCATGCCGATGCTGTACGTGGCTCTCGGCGCCCTCGCCGTGGTCCTCGCGCTGTTCACCCTCACCGCCCATGACAAGGTCGCCGCCGCCGTCACGGTCACCCTCATCGGCGCGCTCGGCTTCGCCACCGTGCCCCCGCTCCAGAAGCGGGTGCTCGACCACGCGAAGGGCGCCCCCACGCTGGCCTCCGCGGTCAACATCGGTGCGTTCAACCTCGGTAACGCCCTCTCCGCGTGGCTCGGCGGGATCGTCATCTCTGCTGGGTTCGGCTACACCGCGCCCAACTGGGTCGGCGCCGTCCTCGCCGCCGCGGCCCTGCTGCTCGCTGTCGTCTCCTCCGTGATCGAACGTCGCCCAGGACCCGTCTCCGAGGCATCGGTGTCGTCCACTCCGCCCCTGGTCGGCGCGGACAGCGAGCACTGA
- a CDS encoding chitinase, whose translation MGSVRHGARTGRGRALRAGLVAVSAAALAAGATTATGAYASDAPKDARPAAAPAAVAPYLYNGWGDPPDPAEVMRATGVRWFTLAFVLDAGGCDPRWDGDRALTGGVDQQTVDKVRAGGGDIVPSFGGASGAKLEQECADAGALAGAYQKVIDAYGLKAIDIDIEGDAYNDGATQQKTVDALKRIKADNPGIITYVTFPSGQSGPDGSMIDRAADSGLEVDGWTIMPFDFGGEGQNMADLTEQATDGLKNRVKDAYGYSDDEAYRHSGLSSMNGITDVNETVTTGNFEAIEGYAQEHHLARLSFWSVNRDRPCSGAYPNDDTCSGVDQDPWEFSRILAGFTG comes from the coding sequence ATGGGTTCAGTACGTCATGGTGCCCGCACGGGCCGAGGCCGCGCCCTGCGCGCCGGCCTGGTCGCGGTGAGCGCAGCCGCCCTCGCCGCCGGTGCCACCACCGCGACCGGGGCATACGCCAGTGACGCCCCGAAGGACGCGCGGCCCGCCGCCGCCCCCGCCGCGGTGGCCCCCTACCTCTACAACGGCTGGGGCGACCCGCCGGACCCGGCGGAGGTCATGCGGGCCACGGGGGTCCGCTGGTTCACCCTGGCCTTCGTCCTCGACGCGGGAGGCTGCGACCCGCGATGGGACGGTGACCGGGCACTCACCGGCGGGGTCGACCAGCAGACGGTGGACAAGGTGAGAGCGGGTGGCGGAGACATCGTCCCGTCCTTCGGCGGGGCGAGCGGCGCCAAACTGGAGCAGGAGTGCGCGGACGCCGGAGCGCTGGCGGGCGCGTACCAGAAGGTCATCGACGCCTACGGCCTGAAGGCCATTGACATCGACATCGAGGGCGACGCCTACAACGACGGCGCCACCCAGCAGAAGACCGTCGACGCACTCAAGCGGATCAAGGCCGACAACCCCGGCATCATCACCTACGTCACCTTCCCGAGCGGCCAGTCGGGCCCCGACGGCAGCATGATCGACCGGGCGGCCGACTCGGGTCTCGAAGTGGACGGCTGGACCATCATGCCGTTCGACTTCGGCGGCGAGGGCCAGAACATGGCCGACCTCACCGAGCAGGCCACCGACGGCCTCAAGAACCGGGTGAAGGACGCCTACGGTTACTCCGACGACGAGGCGTACCGGCACAGCGGCCTGTCGTCGATGAACGGCATCACCGACGTCAACGAGACGGTCACCACGGGGAACTTCGAAGCCATCGAGGGGTACGCGCAGGAACACCACCTCGCCAGGCTCTCCTTCTGGTCCGTCAACCGTGACCGCCCCTGCTCCGGCGCCTACCCGAACGACGACACCTGCTCCGGGGTCGACCAGGATCCCTGGGAGTTCAGCAGGATCCTCGCCGGATTCACGGGCTGA
- a CDS encoding FUSC family protein gives MPDVPAPVVALVRRSTEPVVVQTLRSTTAAVISYVIAVTLLPQPAPLTAPLTALLVVQVTLYATLTTGIRRMNAVLAGVLIASGFSTLVGLSWWSLGLTIVTALTIGRLVRVEQFVPEVAISAMLVLGVSQVAATAWDRIFETLIGAVVGMLFNLFLAPPVWVQTAEGSITAMSHRMAGLFREMADEVDGALPVERAAARLHASRRLDNDIAEVDAALRQAEESTRLNPRVREGALSRVVLRTALDTLEICAVVQRVMFRSFTDLAKARTGEPLFPDDVADALRLLYRQMAVAVESFAALITTAQSSGADEAEEHLTRALADSHAAREDLAHLLLDDVLEHPREWQLHGAILAEADRVLDELDVERRSARLVDELDRLSREQRERHPRLHAVLRRLTEATPTAVRRRG, from the coding sequence GTGCCCGATGTGCCAGCCCCGGTGGTCGCCCTCGTCCGACGGTCCACGGAACCCGTCGTCGTCCAGACGCTGCGCTCGACCACCGCCGCCGTCATCTCCTACGTGATCGCCGTGACACTGCTCCCGCAGCCCGCGCCGCTCACCGCCCCGCTGACGGCGCTCCTCGTGGTCCAGGTCACCCTCTACGCCACCCTGACCACCGGTATCCGCCGTATGAACGCCGTACTCGCGGGCGTGCTCATCGCCAGCGGATTCAGCACACTCGTGGGGCTGAGCTGGTGGAGCCTCGGGCTCACGATCGTCACCGCGCTCACCATCGGCCGGCTCGTACGGGTCGAGCAGTTCGTGCCCGAGGTGGCGATCAGCGCGATGCTGGTCCTCGGCGTCTCCCAGGTCGCGGCCACCGCCTGGGACCGCATCTTCGAGACGCTGATCGGCGCCGTCGTCGGCATGCTCTTCAACCTCTTCCTCGCGCCCCCGGTCTGGGTCCAGACGGCCGAGGGTTCCATCACCGCCATGTCCCACCGCATGGCCGGCCTCTTCCGCGAGATGGCCGACGAGGTCGACGGCGCTCTGCCCGTGGAACGCGCCGCCGCCCGACTGCACGCCTCACGGCGCCTGGACAACGACATCGCCGAGGTCGACGCGGCCCTGCGGCAGGCCGAGGAGAGCACCAGGCTGAACCCCCGGGTCCGCGAGGGGGCGCTCTCCCGGGTCGTCCTGCGCACGGCGCTCGACACGCTGGAGATCTGCGCCGTCGTGCAGCGCGTGATGTTCCGCTCCTTCACGGACCTCGCCAAGGCCAGGACGGGAGAACCGCTCTTCCCCGACGACGTGGCCGACGCGCTCCGCCTCCTCTACCGGCAGATGGCCGTCGCCGTCGAGAGCTTCGCGGCACTGATCACCACGGCGCAGAGCAGTGGGGCCGATGAGGCGGAGGAACACCTCACCCGGGCCCTGGCCGACAGCCACGCGGCCCGCGAGGACCTCGCCCACCTGCTGCTCGACGACGTACTCGAACACCCCAGGGAGTGGCAGCTGCACGGCGCGATCCTGGCGGAGGCCGATCGTGTCCTCGACGAACTGGACGTCGAGAGGCGCTCCGCCCGACTGGTCGACGAACTGGACCGGCTCTCCCGCGAACAACGCGAACGCCACCCGCGCCTGCACGCGGTGCTACGACGGCTCACCGAGGCGACGCCGACGGCGGTACGGCGACGGGGGTAG
- a CDS encoding glutathione S-transferase family protein, producing MSPTEDTGAAKGAADSASSGESGGNAAYGRKAFKRSKSHFADRVTADGRDGWPVEPGRYRLVVSRACPWASRALVSRRLLGLEDALSLGVTDPIQDDRSWRFTLDPDGRDPVLGIRYLSEAYDARERDYPGGVSVPALVDVASGRLVTNDFQRITLDLATEWSALHRPGAPDLYPEPLRDEIDEVMEGIYRDVNNGVYRAGFAHRQSAYDDAFLGVFARLDEVSLRLRDRRYLVGDTITEADIRLFTTLVRFDAVYHGHFKCNRNKLTEDPVLWAYTRDLYQTPGFGDTVDFDHIKRHYYQVHTGVNPTGIVPLGPDLSGWLTPHHRESLGGRPFGDGTPPGPPPEAEVVPAAGRP from the coding sequence ATGAGCCCGACTGAGGACACCGGCGCCGCCAAGGGCGCGGCCGACAGTGCGAGCAGTGGTGAGAGCGGCGGCAACGCCGCGTACGGCCGCAAGGCGTTCAAGCGGTCGAAGAGCCACTTCGCCGACCGTGTGACGGCCGACGGCAGGGACGGCTGGCCGGTGGAGCCCGGCCGCTACCGGCTGGTGGTGAGCAGAGCCTGTCCGTGGGCGAGCAGGGCACTCGTCTCGCGCCGTCTGCTGGGCCTGGAGGACGCGCTCTCCCTCGGGGTGACCGACCCGATCCAGGACGACAGGAGCTGGCGTTTCACGCTGGACCCCGACGGCAGGGACCCGGTGCTGGGTATCAGGTATCTCAGCGAGGCGTACGACGCCAGGGAGAGGGACTACCCCGGCGGGGTGAGCGTGCCCGCCCTGGTGGACGTGGCGAGTGGCCGGCTCGTCACCAACGACTTCCAGCGGATCACTCTGGATCTCGCCACCGAATGGTCGGCGCTGCACCGGCCGGGCGCGCCCGATCTCTACCCTGAGCCGCTGCGCGACGAGATCGACGAGGTGATGGAGGGGATCTACCGCGACGTCAACAACGGGGTGTACCGGGCGGGTTTCGCGCATCGTCAGAGTGCGTACGACGACGCTTTCCTCGGGGTGTTCGCCCGGCTCGACGAGGTGTCGCTGCGCCTTCGTGACCGGCGCTATCTGGTCGGGGACACCATCACGGAGGCCGATATCCGGCTCTTCACCACGCTGGTGCGGTTCGACGCGGTCTACCACGGCCATTTCAAGTGCAACAGGAACAAGCTCACGGAGGATCCGGTGCTGTGGGCGTACACGAGAGACCTCTATCAGACCCCCGGGTTCGGCGACACGGTCGACTTCGATCACATCAAGCGGCACTACTACCAGGTGCACACGGGGGTCAATCCGACCGGGATCGTGCCGCTGGGGCCCGATCTCTCCGGGTGGCTGACCCCGCACCACAGGGAGTCCCTCGGCGGCAGGCCCTTCGGGGACGGTACTCCGCCCGGTCCTCCGCCCGAGGCCGAGGTGGTCCCCGCGGCGGGCCGCCCCTGA
- a CDS encoding MFS transporter, producing the protein MSGHRPGERPQGGPSPVRHRPGYAAAAAVFAVGMAGTTLPTPLYGLYREEIGFGELMVTVVFAVYALGVIAVLLLAGNYSDLVGRRPVLLTALALSAASALCFLFEGGLPLLFLGRLLSGFAAGLFSGAATATVMELAPPGREARAGLAATAANMGGLGCGPLLAGLLAQYAPHPLRLPFLVHLALVAVSAVLTWFLPETVDRPARRPRLHPRGVVVPEEVRGVFAPAALAAFAGFSLLGLFTAVAPSFVAQTLDVHNLAVSGGVVFCVFLASTVGQSLMGRLGVRRSLPGGCLVLIAGLILVAASLTFASLPLLVAGGVLGGLGQGLAFRAAMAAVSGAAPREHKGATISALFVAAYVGISVPVVCVGALTVVAGLRGAGLVFTGCVVLLAAWVGGRLLRRPPTTG; encoded by the coding sequence ATGAGCGGACACCGTCCGGGGGAGCGACCTCAGGGAGGGCCCAGTCCGGTACGGCACCGCCCGGGATACGCCGCGGCAGCCGCCGTCTTCGCCGTCGGCATGGCGGGCACCACCCTGCCCACCCCGCTCTACGGCCTCTACCGGGAAGAGATCGGCTTCGGCGAGCTGATGGTGACGGTCGTCTTCGCCGTCTACGCGCTCGGCGTCATCGCCGTCCTGCTGCTGGCGGGCAACTACTCCGACCTGGTGGGCCGCAGACCGGTCCTCCTGACCGCCCTCGCCCTCTCCGCCGCCAGCGCGCTCTGCTTCCTCTTCGAGGGCGGCCTGCCCCTGCTCTTCCTCGGCCGACTGCTGTCCGGCTTCGCCGCTGGACTCTTCAGCGGCGCGGCCACCGCCACCGTGATGGAACTCGCCCCACCGGGCCGCGAGGCGCGCGCGGGGCTCGCAGCCACCGCGGCCAACATGGGCGGCCTCGGCTGCGGCCCGCTGCTCGCGGGGCTCCTCGCCCAGTACGCGCCGCACCCCCTGCGGCTGCCGTTCCTCGTACATCTGGCTCTCGTCGCCGTCTCGGCCGTACTCACCTGGTTCCTGCCCGAGACCGTCGACCGGCCCGCCCGCCGCCCCCGGCTCCACCCGAGGGGTGTGGTGGTGCCCGAAGAGGTACGCGGGGTCTTCGCTCCCGCCGCGCTCGCCGCCTTCGCCGGGTTCTCGCTGCTCGGGCTCTTCACGGCGGTCGCCCCGAGCTTCGTGGCGCAGACCCTGGACGTGCACAACCTGGCCGTGTCCGGCGGGGTCGTCTTCTGCGTGTTCCTCGCCTCCACCGTCGGCCAGTCCCTGATGGGCCGTCTGGGCGTACGAAGGTCACTGCCGGGTGGTTGTCTCGTCCTGATCGCGGGACTGATCCTGGTCGCCGCCTCCCTGACGTTCGCCTCGCTCCCCCTGCTCGTGGCCGGTGGTGTCCTCGGCGGCCTCGGCCAGGGGCTCGCCTTCAGGGCCGCGATGGCAGCGGTCAGCGGCGCCGCCCCGCGCGAGCACAAGGGCGCCACCATCTCGGCCCTCTTCGTCGCCGCCTATGTCGGCATCTCCGTACCGGTCGTCTGCGTCGGGGCGCTCACCGTCGTGGCCGGACTGCGCGGAGCGGGACTCGTCTTCACCGGCTGCGTGGTACTCCTCGCCGCCTGGGTGGGCGGCCGTCTGCTGCGCAGGCCGCCCACCACCGGCTGA
- a CDS encoding ABC transporter permease, with protein MDTFLGSFTFMRDRLPLLLDKTGQHLWMCALVIAISLVVAVPIGLWLGHLHRGEFLTTSISNIGRALPSLAVIAIGLGIIGLNFTNIAVALLITAIPPILSQAYLAVEQVDQDLVRAARGMGLTSTQVLFKVELPLALPLLFSGIRIAVVYVISSATLATVAGGGGLGDIVLGQANYGLQGVIAAALWVAALALLADGALSLAQRLLVPKGLRAAHG; from the coding sequence ATGGACACGTTCCTCGGCTCCTTCACCTTCATGCGCGACCGGCTGCCGCTGCTGCTGGACAAGACAGGACAGCACCTGTGGATGTGCGCCCTCGTCATCGCGATCTCGCTGGTCGTCGCCGTCCCCATCGGGCTCTGGCTCGGCCACCTCCACCGCGGCGAGTTCCTCACCACCAGCATCTCCAACATCGGCCGCGCCCTGCCCAGCCTCGCGGTGATCGCCATCGGGCTCGGCATCATCGGCCTCAACTTCACCAACATCGCCGTGGCGCTGCTCATCACGGCCATCCCGCCCATCCTCAGTCAGGCCTACCTCGCCGTGGAACAGGTGGACCAGGACCTGGTGCGCGCCGCGCGAGGGATGGGACTCACCTCCACACAGGTGCTGTTCAAGGTGGAGCTGCCCCTGGCGCTGCCCCTGCTGTTCTCCGGCATCCGCATCGCCGTCGTGTACGTCATCTCCAGCGCCACCCTCGCCACCGTGGCGGGCGGCGGCGGACTCGGGGACATCGTGCTCGGCCAGGCCAACTACGGCCTCCAGGGCGTCATCGCCGCCGCCCTCTGGGTCGCGGCCCTCGCCCTCCTCGCGGACGGCGCGCTGAGCCTCGCCCAGCGGTTGCTCGTACCGAAGGGACTGCGGGCCGCCCACGGCTGA
- a CDS encoding ABC transporter permease, with protein sequence MSGGPVIPDFGNPSSCVANDGTFCADWFTAHWSNLFWPALAQHIELTLIAVVIGFAISLAAAVLAHFKGRLAAPVSAVSSFLYTVPPLALFQLLVPVTGFSVLTVEVALVAYSLYLMFTTILTGLREVPEESVRAARGMGLTRRQILFKVELPLALPAVVSGLRVATVMTIGTVAIAAYVIDEGLGSLILKALQSPFNTQFLGAGVLAVALALTADALLVIGGRLLAPWAHTRRAA encoded by the coding sequence ATGAGCGGCGGCCCCGTCATCCCCGACTTCGGGAACCCCAGCAGCTGCGTCGCCAACGACGGCACGTTCTGCGCCGACTGGTTCACCGCCCACTGGTCGAACCTCTTCTGGCCCGCGCTGGCCCAGCACATCGAACTGACGCTGATCGCCGTCGTCATCGGCTTCGCCATCTCGCTCGCCGCCGCGGTCCTCGCCCACTTCAAGGGCCGGCTCGCGGCGCCGGTCTCCGCGGTGTCGTCGTTCCTCTACACCGTGCCGCCCCTCGCGCTCTTCCAGCTCCTGGTGCCCGTCACCGGATTCTCGGTGCTCACCGTCGAGGTGGCGCTGGTGGCGTACAGCCTGTACTTGATGTTCACGACCATCCTCACGGGGCTGCGCGAGGTACCCGAGGAGTCCGTCAGGGCCGCACGCGGCATGGGACTCACCCGACGGCAGATCCTCTTCAAGGTGGAACTGCCCCTGGCGCTGCCCGCGGTCGTCTCAGGGCTGCGGGTCGCCACCGTCATGACCATCGGCACCGTCGCCATCGCCGCCTACGTCATCGACGAGGGACTCGGCTCCCTGATCCTCAAGGCGCTCCAGTCGCCGTTCAACACCCAGTTCCTCGGCGCGGGCGTCCTCGCCGTCGCCCTGGCCCTCACCGCGGACGCGCTGCTGGTCATCGGCGGCCGACTGCTCGCCCCTTGGGCCCACACCAGGAGGGCCGCGTAA